aaataactCTAATTTCTTAAGTTTGTTTCTTCAGTACAGAAACGATATGAAAACATTCATGATGCGTCTTGCGAATTTCCTCGTCAGAGATTCGAATATAACTTTGGACAACAATACAAAAAACGCACGTATAGAGACCTTTATCAATGACGCCTTCACCATAGAAATGAATCTAGCCAATGTACGTACGTGTGAAATCTGATATTGTAAAAACAgattgtaaataattattaatgattttataaagatgtgaaaataaacaatacgagtattttgtaatgttttcatatactaatacatgtaatttacgtATTTCTTTTGCATCAAATAGTACAATATTtccatgtttttaaaagaacaatgttatcttattcataaataacaatgtttccatctatatatttttgatatctaTATAAGACAGTGTTTTCCATGTGTTGTAACTTTTAGTCGTAAAAAAACTTCAGATCACGAAGAACACAAAGCCAACGTCAGACCCCCACGCTTACGAGAAGAGGGTGTCTATATCTGACCTCAATACCATGCTTGGTACAGAGGTGGGTGTTGTATCAGCCTGTTAGTccattaaaatgtaaaagacaTACCGGTACTAATTAGAACACAAACTGTAGCATAATCTCCATCTTTTTAGATTGACTTCGCCACCCATATCCAATACATGTTTAACGACGCCAATGTTGGTCCGTCAACAAAAGTTGTTTTACGGGAagctgattggttgaaaaagaTGAATGAGATGATAGGGTCTTTGGGGGCCAATAAAACTAggtattttggatttttaatttagttacacatgaaacaattaaataatgCAACTTGTTATTTGGGTTATTATTAAAGGGACAATGAGAGAGTATTGTTTGCAATAACACTTTAATCCCAATGAGAAAGTATATAAagtttgtttataaatgtaaatttaaaataatttttgaaattaatgttgaattatGTAAGCATTACTTTTCAGTTAGTGATTtggtaatgaaataaataaatcttttaacgTAAACTTGTGTTGAGCGATATAGTAATGAACATATAATTAAGGGGACAAAAGATGATGTAATATATAGTTTGGTAGGCGATAgataatatatcaattaaattttagttattttataCAGTCATGCAATATCGCCATTTGATGTTTACTCTAAAGTATGTAAAATGACCATACAACCGTATGTTGAAAACATGCCTGTATACCACGTGACAGAATGTTGAACAACTACCTGGTCTGGAAGTTGATAGACCGCTATGAAACGGAACTTTCCTGGGAGTACGTCCACGCCAACCGTGAGTTCTACGTAGATAAGTACGGTATCCCGCAGTTCCTGGGAACCTGGCTTTACTGTTTCCAAAACATGGATCGGTACTTTGGAGACGCGCTTAGTTCTATGTATGTTAGGGACCATTTTGCcgataaaaataaggaaaaggTGAGTTTATATTTTCACTGTGTCTTTtctgtaaaactttgacctcTTTTTTCCATTCTCATTTTTTTGTTGCGCAGGCTCATGAGATTCTGGACTATGTAAAGGAGGCTCTGATTGACAGCACCATGCAAAACACGTTCATGGATGGTGCTACAAAAGCCAGAGCAAAATCTAAGGTGAGATTATGTATCATGGTTATGCTGTTTATCGCCTTGCCTTTTACGTTGTAAACGATCACCTCTAGGacaaagtttaaagaaaattggtTAGTTTTTGACGTGATATTTGATATTCTAACATCGATACGTGATTTATTTATCCATATTCTTAATTTATTGGAAATAAATGTGTCAAAATAAGGAGGCTCGACCGTATTCAATACACTTTTCGCTATTGATATGGTGTACAGTAATTCATCAGTGTTTCATCTGTATATCTTCAGTCTGATTCCAAGTGACGATTTTACAGCTTTTCGTTTTCAGAAATTTGAGAGTgcttttactttaaattttacaatttgaaaatgatgaaagagatgatataatttaaatatttaatactctcattgaaatttcaaattgttcCATACCAATTAAAACTACTGGTATAATATAAAACTATAAGCTGTGTGTGATAATGTTAGAGTGTGATTGACAGATGCAAGGAAGCTTGGACAAACTTGGCTATCCAGATTTTATGATGAACGACGCGGCCATGGACAACCTGTACAGTAGTGTAAGTgtcataatgtaaataaaatctagttttaacaaaaacatttttacaaataCCAATAACTCTACTATCCTTTTCTTTCACAATGTGAAAATTACTcgaataaacaaaaattcttaCTTGCAAATGGTTATCACAAAAAACATCGTGTTCTCTGTTTTAAATTCCAACCACACTACATTTCCATTTTTCACGACCAAACCTCTCAAAAACTTCAGCTCAACGTGGACCAGTATGACTATTTCGGAAACCTCCTGAGCGTGAACAACTACATCCAGAAGTCGTGGAACAAGAAACTGAAGAACCACGTGAACAAAGAAGAGGAGTGGGTGTACCGGACGTACGACACCTTCATGTCTTACTACAACCCCTGGAACGAGCTGCTGGTGCCCGCCGGACTCCTTCAGTTCCCGTTCTACGACTACACGCTCCCTCACTTCATGAACTTTGGCTCTATGGGAAGCGTTATAGCTCACCATCTTGTCCATGGCATCGATCACTCAGGTATTTGGTTCTCATAGATTGATTTTCACAGTAGGATTCAGTGATAAaaccaatttctttattttttctttttgtttaaaaaagaataattttattcattaactGATCAAACCTTCATGTTATTATAATAGTGAggattttttactatttttcttaatttaccgTATACATTATTAAAAGTAAGTTGTCAAATTGCCCCTATCACATGCTTAATACTTTGCATaggaatttataattttgttttattttatttcgtaCCAGTTCATATgaacaatgcatttttaaattaatttagaaCTTGTATCAATACAAGGAATATTTGTATGATCTGTAGGAGGGCACTACAATGTGGAAGGCGTCCATGAGGATTGGTGGAGCAACCAGACGACCAACAAGTGGAAAGATGCCAAGAAGTGTGTGGAGAACTACTACAACAACCAGAGCATGGGTCCATTCACCATCCCAGGACAGACCATTCCTGTCAAGGTTCGTAGTATTGTCCTGGAACATAAGATAAAAATATCTGTGTTCCGAAActactttaaattttatatcataGTTTTCCATTTTGAAGTCATTTACAACACTTCtaaaagagaaaattaataatttatggGTTAACCCAAGAGCCTTGCATTTCCCATATATtacatatttctacatgtatgGCCAGGTGCCAGTAAATGGTTTAAGATGGTCGGCAGAAGCGATGGCTGAAACTAGCGGAGTCCAGATAGCAtataaagtaattaaaaattaattaaaatatagtaTGAATAAGGATTACTTTTTCATTAATCAAAGAATATTAGGAACTTACTAGTAATATGCCTTGAACCAAAAGGAGattgtaattttgttttgaaggcTTACAAAAAATGGGTTCAGAAGAACGGTGGAGAGAAACTGGCTCCTGGATTAGGCCTGACCAACGACCAGATGTTCTTTGTCTCATATGCGCAGGTATACAAGATGTAAATGCACGCGTCAACCAAAGCTAGCACTTTCTTGTcgtatactatatatatatagagagagagagagaggagagagagagagagagagagagagagagagagagagagagagagagagagagagagagattctacTGTTAAACAGATGTTCTTTGTTTCGTATGCGCAGGTACAATCCTTAGAAAATTGCATGATAGTATCTACCTTAAGCACAATTAACAGTTTGAGGTTAATttctaaaattctaaaaattaaaatattttttggacaTTTAgttctatttaaaaatttggtgtgaataaaattaattgaaagaCCATTTAAAGATCTTGCCATTGTATGCAATTTTCAGGCTAGCTGCTACAACCGAAATGACAATGTTGGCTATTACAATGCCGTCCGAGGATTGGTGTCAGAGGACATTAGGTAGGTATAAAAGTTAGTGGATTTAAATTAAAGATGTTTCGATTTTTACTTTATATGCCTTGGTTCAATGTTTAATTgctgtaaaataatttattgaaacATTATTTTGCAGAACAAACAGTGCCTTAGCACAGATTAAGGAGTTCTCAACAGCATTCAACTGTCCAGCAAAGACGCCGATGAATGCGGAAGTTAAGTGTGCCATGTATGGATAGAACCAAAAACGGATCCATTTCAATATTACAGACGCCATGCCGGGATTATTCCTAATGCAACTGGACTAGTGTTGAAAATGTCTATGAAATGAACAATGACCAACTCTTTACacattttgaaatgcaaaaaacaattaaatatacaCTATTGTGAGGCtcgtatataattatataattctgTTAATAATGTCTATGATATACCCGGTCTATTCAATAATGACAATTGATCGCGTGCATTATatatgacatgtacatgtatatccacaATGCTttataaatgattaattaaatgatGATGGTGGGAGTATTTTAGTATTCATATGATCTTTATTAACATACCTGTAGTCTATTCCTTATCCTTGCGTACtgtatacttgtacatgtatctgcttTGTATAACACGTTCTCAGTACATTGTACaggaatttcaaataaattttgaaattgtctGGAAATTGTAGTTTTACTTTAAAGGgccatggtcatgattttggtcaaaaattattcttCCAATTTTTCTTCCGATTTTGCTTCAGTAAGGCTCTTTattaggcaaccaaaattttagtGTAATTCGTTGAGTTACAATTGAGTTACAGAGCTAACTATTCTTTGCTACGtcaacaaagcttttgtttacattttgaatgttgaagtgaaaattccagttttagacctaaaatgaatgtgttaaacgttaggaactgggTTTTTTGTTGCTGAAAATGAAGAacatagacaaatcagcttgaaaaagattttttactggtatattgaactcatgtaaacaaaaactggACACCAGCGTTGTTTAAATGACGGAGATTTGTGAGcaatgtatcttgcttataactctactaCTAAATctcaattttcatttgatcgttagaaatgcattcctaaagcattgtaaataataaagccagaaaaatagaatttaaccaaaatcgtgaccatgcccctttaaatcttctgttaattttcattatgaAGACCAGGTTCAATCAAACAGCTTCAAACGTGTTTTTAAAGCATACTCGTCAACTATACCACACATGATACCGGCGAGGTTAATTgatgttatatgtacatgtatgtcattgaATTAACCGGTAAGCCACTTGAAGCCATGCATGTTATTGTGTTGTTCCAATTCAATCAAAGATATAAAAGATGTTTATTGcgcaatctaattaaaaatgaaactagACTTGTAAATTCGCTTCTCTTCGATACAAAAATCTTGCAAGTCTAAATTAGATTATCATCAAAATGTGCGCTATATCTCTTCATGGGAGGCAGTTGCAGTTTGCCTATGAGCAGACCAAAACAATATGCTATATAAGCGTTCAATGTTTAAACTGACGCAACTCGTGTTTCTTAAAAATCGGAAACGTTTCCATTACTTAACTATCAACGAAATAGTTGCAGGTCCATGCGCGGAACCAGAAAATTTTTCAAGGGGGGTCCAAAGGACAATTTGTTTGCCGGGAGGGGGCTAAGGcctatttcttttaattttactaCGTGAATTTAgtaagtttgaatttttcagaGGAGGGTTGAACTCACTTCCCCGTCTAGTTTTGTGGCTCTACGGGAAAAATCAGATTGAATTGCCATAGAGCTAGTTCCTCCTATTCTTAAAACTATACAATTTATGGCACACAAATATGGTATTTATATTGTgctcatttattttttgttgcttTTATCAATATGCATATTAgttttattatatacatttgttGCTTAAAATTCGCATTTACAACCCATTTCTTCTTCCTCctcaaataatgaaaaaaataacaaaactctGAGTGAAGTGtcaatttacaatttaatgACCAGATTAACGGTAAGATTTCTGGTAGCGGGCACGAGCGCCGGGACCTCCAAACTTCTTGGGCTCGCATCGTCTGGGGTCAGCGACCAACAGAGTTCTGTCGTAGCTGATCAGGACATCCTTAATCTCTTTCTTGGAGGCCTCATCAACATCTAAAATATCAATATAGTTTTTTGGTTGTTGTAATAATCGTAATAAAGTTTGCTAAAATTTGTACCatctgtaattttatttttaaaatctgtctAATACTTTCCACATAAACTGTTCTCTATcacaatggtacatgtacaaaccAAGAACATATGACGAAAGATCAAACAATTTATGTAAACTGGTAGCCTatgtcagtaaaaaaaattaaccgaAATAAGTGAACTTGTGGCTCTGAAGAAAATGTTCACTCTTTTAAACATATCACATAATTCAGTCTTCAAATGGAAAACATTTATACAAATTTTATCATCttacataaaaatgtttaagttaCTGTTGGCTTATATTTTACTTACATTTCTGGTAATAAGCTACCAAAGACTTGGAGATAGCCTGTCTAATagctgtaaaaaaaacaaagatattttttataattcttactCCAACCaataaacatgaagaaaaattggtaacataataaattaaagaatagagaaatattttgaattttaaaaaatcaagagATTTGCTCCCATGAatataaaattgtcaaaatgcATTGCCTTTGCAAAATTGAAcactctttttttttcattttatcaaagtCAATTCTCATTGTACCATAACTGGATAGTGTTCATTTTAGTTATACAGTGTATATCCATTTCAAATGTCAGTTATATCAATCTAaggtttgttttcaattttctggttcaaaatgaaatactagtatttgccatgattatttcttgttttatttattcatcaataataaagtacatatatatatctatataagaAATTGTATTTGGTGATCCAAGtaaaatatcacaaataaaagtacctttattttgtttgcaaTTTCCTAACCAtctgattttgtaaaaaaaaaaaaaaaatttaaaaatctggtttatttatcatttccaATTATAAGCTAGATCCCTATACCAGTAAGAGACTAACTAGCTAGTTATCAATGATATGTAGTGACTAATGACTACATACCGTAGACCTGGGCCACATGACCACCCCCTCGGACGCGCACTCTGATGTCCACCCCAGCAAACTTCTCCTTACCCAGCAGCAGGATGGGCTCCTGGAGCTGTAAAACACACAGTCAAAACAGTTTACCGCATTAGTGGCTTGGTTGTAcagtataaatatatacataaatatctTCAAAGAAAAgacttgacaaaaaaagagCAACTTCAGAGCGCTGTGATAATATCGTCACCTTTAATTCAGACAAGGTAAGCAGAAACACAATTCATCATATAAGTTGCTCAGATTCAAAATTGGGATTTGGCAATGGATATTTCAGTAGTTTAAAACCTtgattgtaaacaaagtttAAAGTTTTGGAAGATTGTTGATGATACACGTTATCAAAGGACGGGTGTAACTATGCAATGCAAGCCATATATTGTAGTACACTGAGAATTTGTCATGACATATCTATCacttttgtattattttaatgCAAGTTTCTCAAATTATGTATATAGTACATTACCCTAATACTCATTACTCAAATACTTCAATTTTACTAGTACACGTTGATACTGTAGTACGAAtccataaaaaattaacataaatacCAGTATATCAGGAGAGACTGTATTCTGTTATAAGTTTTCCATTATTCATACTTAATTTGTACATAATTAATTTACAGCAGTAAAATATTTCATCCCTATTTACAACACATTTGCAAGCAAGACACAATATGCATTCCAATTATGGTGTCCGATTCATCCTTAATTTATATGAGCAACTTCAGAGCGCTGTGATAATATCCTCACCTCTAATTCAGG
This genomic window from Magallana gigas chromosome 5, xbMagGiga1.1, whole genome shotgun sequence contains:
- the LOC105344628 gene encoding small ribosomal subunit protein uS9, giving the protein MEPSPQKGPQQSVQVFGRKKTATAVAHCKRGNGLIKVNGRPLEQVEPQILRYKLQEPILLLGKEKFAGVDIRVRVRGGGHVAQVYAIRQAISKSLVAYYQKYVDEASKKEIKDVLISYDRTLLVADPRRCEPKKFGGPGARARYQKSYR
- the LOC105344630 gene encoding endothelin-converting enzyme 1, yielding MTENYAEFGKSTERFPTVPEISIRSFTFRVTEIALGLVAFLAVTVCIILGSMVSSGVDNGSNSPSTSAQVGQNQLCVSPPCLKSASYVVSNLNTSVKPCDNFYKYACGRFKIENPLDPETSSRTVYRNMYYHNEEKLKKILESPIVRSQDYSTERKLKHYFSSCTDTYRKERAKGSPLITRVINNIGGWYVLGTFNNNSFDFHNAFRKVSVDYWTAAFYTFRVVTDWYDWHRRVIELDYAGMSMYWYYYTEPLTEKYRNDMKTFMMRLANFLVRDSNITLDNNTKNARIETFINDAFTIEMNLANITKNTKPTSDPHAYEKRVSISDLNTMLGTEIDFATHIQYMFNDANVGPSTKVVLREADWLKKMNEMIGSLGANKTRMLNNYLVWKLIDRYETELSWEYVHANREFYVDKYGIPQFLGTWLYCFQNMDRYFGDALSSMYVRDHFADKNKEKAHEILDYVKEALIDSTMQNTFMDGATKARAKSKMQGSLDKLGYPDFMMNDAAMDNLYSSLNVDQYDYFGNLLSVNNYIQKSWNKKLKNHVNKEEEWVYRTYDTFMSYYNPWNELLVPAGLLQFPFYDYTLPHFMNFGSMGSVIAHHLVHGIDHSGGHYNVEGVHEDWWSNQTTNKWKDAKKCVENYYNNQSMGPFTIPGQTIPVKVPVNGLRWSAEAMAETSGVQIAYKAYKKWVQKNGGEKLAPGLGLTNDQMFFVSYAQASCYNRNDNVGYYNAVRGLVSEDIRTNSALAQIKEFSTAFNCPAKTPMNAEVKCAMYG